One window of the Pedobacter ginsengisoli genome contains the following:
- a CDS encoding glycoside hydrolase family 99-like domain-containing protein produces the protein MNLFSYHKLFSLAIVISVASVFQACSIKKKITQDYDVAAFYWPAYHYEPRAEFLFPEKKGEWEIIYKAQPKEKGHAQPKVPLWGYLDEANPKDMDKKITAAVDHGVNTFIFDWYWYEGKPFLEDCINEGFLKANKGRMKFYLMWANHDATTYWERKNPKKDSVIWKGSVDRTQFNIVVDRVIDKYFKDPAYYKIDGAPVFCIYELHTLIAGLGGAAQTKEALDYFRKKTIDAGFPGLHLQGILWQALPSSIAGVPGEKIETQNKVMEYFGFNSLTNYCWAHLQNPDGDYEKWADLSTNMWQGFSNDFTIPYFPNLTISWDANPRFPYKTGYINNPAPEKFAKYVEKAKAFVDEHPKQRKLITVNAWNEWSEGSYLEPDTLHKMGYLDVLKKAFVKK, from the coding sequence ATGAATTTATTCTCTTACCATAAACTGTTTTCTTTGGCAATAGTAATTTCTGTTGCCTCTGTATTCCAGGCATGCAGTATTAAAAAGAAAATTACTCAGGATTATGATGTAGCTGCATTTTATTGGCCTGCTTATCATTATGAGCCTAGGGCTGAGTTTTTGTTTCCTGAGAAAAAGGGGGAATGGGAGATTATTTATAAAGCGCAACCTAAAGAAAAGGGACATGCCCAGCCAAAGGTTCCATTGTGGGGGTATCTGGACGAGGCAAATCCGAAGGATATGGACAAAAAGATTACGGCTGCAGTTGATCATGGTGTGAACACATTTATTTTTGATTGGTACTGGTATGAAGGAAAGCCTTTTCTGGAAGATTGTATAAACGAAGGGTTTTTAAAAGCCAATAAAGGCCGAATGAAGTTTTACCTGATGTGGGCAAATCATGATGCTACCACTTATTGGGAACGTAAGAATCCAAAAAAAGATTCGGTGATATGGAAAGGGAGTGTAGACCGGACGCAATTTAATATTGTGGTAGACCGTGTTATAGATAAGTATTTTAAAGATCCTGCATATTATAAGATTGACGGTGCTCCGGTATTTTGCATCTATGAACTTCATACGCTGATTGCAGGTTTGGGTGGGGCTGCACAAACTAAAGAGGCCCTGGATTATTTCAGGAAAAAAACAATTGATGCCGGATTTCCTGGGTTGCATTTACAGGGAATTCTTTGGCAGGCTTTGCCATCGAGTATTGCGGGTGTACCGGGAGAAAAAATTGAGACTCAGAATAAAGTTATGGAGTATTTTGGTTTTAACAGTTTAACTAATTATTGCTGGGCACATTTACAAAATCCTGATGGTGATTATGAGAAATGGGCGGATTTATCGACCAATATGTGGCAAGGATTCAGTAATGATTTTACCATCCCTTATTTTCCTAATCTGACGATAAGCTGGGATGCGAACCCGAGATTTCCATATAAAACTGGTTATATTAATAATCCCGCTCCGGAGAAATTTGCAAAGTATGTTGAAAAAGCAAAAGCATTTGTCGATGAGCATCCAAAACAACGTAAATTGATTACGGTTAATGCCTGGAATGAGTGGTCGGAAGGAAGTTATCTTGAACCTGATACACTGCATAAAATGGGTTATCTGGATGTGTTAAAAAAAGCATTTGTAAAGAAATGA
- a CDS encoding glycosyl hydrolase: MNSNVRSFKGTVWRHFVCFILPVLIAIISACSSTNKNLAFTKVESGFIVPPDSIQTSVYWYWISDNISKQGVINDLKAMKAVGINRAFIGNIGLTGEVPYGKVKLFSDEWWDITHTALKTATELGIEIGMFNSPGWSQSGGPWVKPEQAMRYLASSETVFKGPAKISQKLNKPEGSFQDVKLLAFKAPKGYGNSIADLKPVVTSAPSVSSIANILDKNLQTEAVLPAGNSVITITAKENYTARSLTIYPSKKNMSMDVKMEALENGNYREIKQFRVDRSNNALNVGFAQFAPVIVSFDVVTSNTFRLTITNSSPDAGIAELEISSVPKVERFIEKTLAKMHPTPLPYWNEYQWAQQKEVGDKALLIDESSIKDISSHLSADGTLTWDVPEGDWVVMRTGMVPTGVQNSPASPEGTGLEIDKMNHEHVLKHFDAFMGEIQRRIPAEDRKTWKVAVQDSYEMGGQNWTDDFIAKFKKRYGYDPMPLMPVMYGHVVGSQDKSDRFLWDLRRFVADNVAYEYVGGLRDVSHKHGLNIWLENYGHWGFPGEFLQYGGQSDEVAGEFWSEGELGNIENRAASSAAHIYGKTKVSAESFTAAGNTFGRYPAMMKQRGDRFFTEGINNTLLHVYIQQPYEDRKPGVNAWFGNEFNRFNTWFYDMDMFIHYLKRCNFMLQQGKYVADVAYFIGEDAPKMTGVQDPKLPSGYSFDYINAEVIINRLTVKDGKFVLPDGMSYRVLVLPALETMRPELLEKIAGLVKEGGVILGPKPKRSPSLENYATADGNVKKTANELWGKIDGETIKTNEYGKGLVMTGFDLQEALDKIGVIPDFKTVGNDLALYIHRKTNDGEIYFVSNQSDKPISINPAFRVSGKAPELWNAITGKMRDLPEYSSTSNTTSVPLKLDAFESAFVIFSKDKQGNAPAEKMVNFPTPVDVIKLNDPWTVKFDKEARGPEEPVVFKTLTDWSKHPDTRIAHYSGSAVYNTSVELKKPLAGQRIYLNLGAVTALAKVKVNGKDVGGVWTPPYKVDITDAVMAGENKLEIKVVNTWVNRLIGDLKLPEDQRKTWTYINPYKADSPLHPSGLTGPVSIEINPY, from the coding sequence ATGAATTCTAATGTCAGATCTTTTAAGGGTACTGTATGGCGGCATTTTGTCTGCTTTATTTTACCGGTATTAATTGCCATAATTTCGGCCTGTTCCAGTACAAATAAAAACCTTGCTTTTACTAAAGTAGAGAGTGGGTTTATAGTACCTCCAGATTCCATTCAGACCAGTGTGTATTGGTATTGGATTTCGGACAATATCTCGAAACAAGGGGTTATAAATGATCTAAAAGCGATGAAAGCAGTAGGTATAAACCGTGCTTTTATTGGGAATATCGGTTTAACCGGAGAAGTGCCTTATGGTAAGGTAAAGTTGTTTTCTGATGAGTGGTGGGATATTACCCATACAGCCCTAAAAACAGCTACAGAACTGGGTATAGAAATAGGAATGTTTAATAGCCCGGGATGGAGCCAGTCTGGTGGCCCCTGGGTTAAACCTGAACAGGCAATGCGTTACCTGGCATCGTCGGAAACTGTGTTTAAGGGGCCGGCAAAGATTTCGCAAAAACTTAACAAACCGGAGGGGAGTTTTCAGGATGTTAAGCTATTGGCATTTAAAGCTCCTAAAGGGTATGGAAATAGTATAGCTGATTTAAAACCGGTTGTTACCTCTGCTCCATCTGTAAGCAGCATTGCAAATATTCTTGATAAGAATCTGCAGACTGAGGCAGTATTACCTGCGGGGAACTCTGTAATTACTATTACTGCTAAAGAAAATTATACTGCGCGAAGTTTAACTATCTATCCATCAAAAAAGAACATGAGTATGGATGTGAAAATGGAGGCGCTGGAAAATGGTAATTATCGTGAGATAAAACAGTTTAGAGTAGACCGCAGTAATAATGCGTTGAATGTGGGGTTTGCACAGTTTGCTCCGGTTATTGTTTCGTTTGATGTGGTAACCTCTAATACTTTCAGGTTAACAATTACCAACTCATCGCCCGATGCGGGTATTGCGGAGTTAGAAATTTCTTCGGTGCCTAAGGTTGAACGTTTTATTGAAAAAACATTAGCCAAGATGCACCCAACACCCCTTCCTTATTGGAATGAATACCAATGGGCTCAGCAAAAGGAAGTAGGGGATAAAGCTTTGCTTATAGACGAAAGTTCTATTAAAGACATCAGCTCGCATTTATCGGCTGATGGTACACTTACCTGGGATGTGCCTGAGGGGGATTGGGTTGTAATGCGTACAGGGATGGTGCCAACCGGTGTGCAAAACAGTCCTGCATCGCCAGAAGGAACCGGACTGGAAATTGATAAAATGAACCATGAGCATGTATTAAAACACTTTGATGCATTTATGGGCGAAATTCAAAGACGTATTCCTGCTGAGGACCGCAAAACATGGAAGGTTGCAGTTCAGGATAGTTATGAGATGGGTGGTCAGAATTGGACAGATGATTTTATTGCCAAATTTAAAAAGCGTTATGGATATGACCCTATGCCACTTATGCCTGTTATGTATGGGCATGTGGTAGGAAGCCAGGATAAATCAGATCGTTTCTTATGGGATTTGAGAAGATTTGTGGCAGACAATGTAGCTTATGAATATGTTGGTGGATTGCGGGATGTGAGTCATAAACATGGGTTAAACATATGGCTCGAAAATTATGGCCATTGGGGTTTCCCGGGAGAATTTCTTCAATATGGAGGTCAATCTGATGAGGTTGCAGGCGAATTCTGGAGTGAAGGTGAACTGGGCAATATAGAGAACAGGGCAGCTTCTTCAGCAGCACATATTTATGGTAAAACAAAAGTTTCAGCAGAGTCTTTTACTGCAGCAGGAAATACTTTTGGACGTTACCCGGCAATGATGAAGCAACGAGGTGACAGATTCTTTACTGAAGGGATTAATAATACACTACTGCATGTTTATATTCAGCAGCCATATGAAGATAGAAAGCCAGGCGTTAATGCCTGGTTTGGTAATGAGTTTAACCGGTTTAATACCTGGTTTTACGATATGGATATGTTTATCCACTACCTTAAACGCTGTAATTTTATGTTGCAACAGGGTAAATATGTTGCAGATGTAGCCTATTTTATTGGAGAGGATGCTCCCAAAATGACCGGTGTGCAAGATCCCAAACTCCCGTCTGGTTATTCGTTTGATTACATTAATGCTGAAGTGATCATTAACCGTTTGACTGTTAAAGATGGCAAATTTGTACTTCCTGATGGAATGTCGTATCGTGTATTGGTACTGCCTGCTCTTGAAACCATGAGACCGGAATTGCTGGAAAAAATAGCGGGTTTGGTAAAAGAAGGTGGGGTTATTTTGGGGCCAAAACCAAAACGCTCGCCTAGTTTGGAAAACTACGCAACTGCCGATGGCAATGTGAAAAAAACTGCCAATGAGCTTTGGGGAAAAATTGATGGCGAAACCATTAAAACAAATGAATACGGTAAAGGGTTGGTAATGACTGGTTTTGATTTGCAGGAAGCCTTGGATAAAATTGGGGTAATACCTGATTTTAAAACCGTAGGTAATGATTTGGCATTATATATTCATAGAAAGACCAATGATGGTGAGATTTACTTTGTGTCTAATCAGAGTGATAAGCCGATAAGCATTAATCCGGCTTTTAGGGTGAGCGGAAAAGCACCGGAATTATGGAATGCGATAACCGGGAAAATGCGCGATCTTCCGGAGTATAGTTCAACGTCAAATACAACATCTGTTCCTTTAAAACTAGATGCATTTGAAAGTGCTTTTGTAATTTTCAGTAAGGATAAACAGGGTAACGCCCCAGCTGAGAAAATGGTTAATTTTCCGACGCCGGTTGATGTTATTAAATTAAATGATCCGTGGACTGTGAAATTTGATAAAGAAGCGAGAGGACCAGAGGAACCTGTGGTATTTAAAACTTTAACAGATTGGTCGAAACATCCTGATACCAGAATAGCCCATTATTCGGGATCTGCCGTATACAATACTTCTGTTGAGCTTAAAAAACCCCTTGCAGGGCAGCGCATCTACCTAAATCTGGGTGCAGTTACGGCATTGGCAAAAGTAAAGGTTAATGGTAAAGATGTGGGTGGTGTATGGACCCCGCCTTACAAAGTAGACATTACTGATGCAGTAATGGCGGGCGAAAATAAGCTCGAAATTAAAGTGGTTAACACCTGGGTAAACCGACTGATAGGTGATTTAAAATTGCCAGAGGATCAACGTAAAACCTGGACTTATATTAACCCTTACAAAGCTGATAGCCCACTTCATCCTTCTGGATTAACGGGGCCGGTGTCTATTGAAATAAACCCTTACTAA
- a CDS encoding RagB/SusD family nutrient uptake outer membrane protein — MKKITSIYILSGFLALGSVTSCKKDFLERPPLDQLSEATFWKNPNDVYQAVMAVYNQLPGDGIIYEDGATDNAHAQYPWESSATDVSAGTLTSTTDAGWSFIDIRRANYFLANADKVTSLDNALLERYKAEVRFLRAMFYYRLTNKFGDVPLFTKVLALGEENIPRTPKAEVLKFVTDELEAVSKILPQTYAGGKPNEKGRITKGAALALKARVHLNESQWQQAVDASSQVMTLGYSLFKVDAESALDAKDDYSKWVTFANANDEKKFRLGLRSYEALFHKVNEGNAEVILDRQQIDQKDANYLNTYLLPGTIGGWSSVTPTQELVNSYGSYKTGDAVTPTDPAQRAAWYNAKDPAFANEYKNRDPRFYATILFENSPWNAVEDDYKFNWVQGASNMSLTGYNFRKMVDPSIYRLQVDNHANIILIRYAEVLLTYAEAKNEVSGPDATIYDALDAVRTRSGMPVVDRAKYADQASLRTLIRNERRVELALEGQRYMDIRRWKIAPQIMKTINNIKNTQAQERIWNDRFYLMPVPQKEIDLSKGVLSQNTGYN, encoded by the coding sequence ATGAAAAAAATAACATCAATATATATACTTTCAGGTTTCTTAGCGCTAGGCTCTGTTACCTCTTGTAAAAAAGACTTCTTGGAAAGGCCACCTTTGGATCAGCTATCGGAAGCAACTTTCTGGAAAAACCCTAATGATGTCTATCAGGCGGTTATGGCTGTTTATAACCAGTTACCCGGAGATGGAATAATCTACGAAGATGGTGCAACAGATAATGCTCATGCACAGTATCCATGGGAAAGTTCGGCTACCGATGTTTCGGCCGGAACGCTTACCAGTACTACTGATGCTGGCTGGAGTTTTATCGATATCCGCCGTGCGAATTACTTTCTTGCAAATGCAGATAAAGTAACCTCATTGGATAATGCTTTGTTGGAAAGGTATAAAGCTGAGGTAAGGTTTTTGAGGGCGATGTTTTATTACAGATTGACCAATAAATTTGGAGATGTTCCTTTGTTTACTAAAGTTTTGGCTTTAGGCGAAGAGAATATTCCAAGAACTCCAAAAGCTGAGGTACTAAAGTTTGTTACTGATGAGCTTGAGGCAGTTTCTAAAATTTTACCTCAAACTTATGCCGGAGGTAAACCCAATGAAAAAGGAAGAATCACTAAAGGTGCGGCTCTTGCACTAAAAGCAAGGGTTCATTTAAATGAAAGCCAGTGGCAGCAGGCTGTAGATGCTTCAAGTCAGGTAATGACTTTGGGCTACAGTTTATTTAAAGTTGATGCTGAATCTGCGCTTGATGCTAAAGATGATTACAGCAAATGGGTAACTTTTGCTAATGCTAATGATGAGAAAAAATTCCGTCTTGGACTTCGCAGCTACGAAGCACTTTTCCATAAAGTAAATGAAGGGAATGCTGAGGTAATTTTAGATCGTCAGCAAATTGATCAGAAAGATGCGAACTACCTTAATACTTACTTACTGCCAGGTACTATTGGTGGTTGGAGTTCGGTAACACCAACTCAGGAATTGGTAAATAGCTATGGCAGTTATAAAACAGGTGATGCTGTTACACCAACAGATCCTGCACAGCGTGCTGCATGGTATAACGCTAAAGATCCGGCATTTGCTAATGAATATAAAAACCGCGATCCACGTTTTTATGCAACGATCTTGTTTGAAAACTCACCATGGAATGCAGTTGAAGATGATTATAAATTCAACTGGGTTCAGGGAGCTTCTAACATGTCATTAACCGGATATAATTTCCGTAAAATGGTTGATCCTTCAATCTATCGCCTACAGGTAGACAACCATGCCAACATCATTCTTATCCGTTATGCAGAGGTTTTATTAACTTATGCAGAGGCTAAAAATGAAGTTAGTGGTCCGGATGCTACAATTTATGATGCTCTTGATGCGGTAAGAACGCGTTCAGGAATGCCTGTTGTTGACAGAGCCAAATATGCTGATCAGGCTTCTCTTAGAACATTAATTCGTAATGAACGTAGAGTAGAACTTGCTTTAGAAGGTCAACGTTATATGGATATCCGTCGTTGGAAAATTGCCCCTCAGATAATGAAAACTATAAATAACATTAAAAATACTCAAGCTCAGGAAAGAATCTGGAATGACAGATTTTACCTGATGCCAGTTCCACAGAAAGAGATTGATCTTTCGAAAGGAGTATTAAGTCAAAATACAGGATATAACTAA
- a CDS encoding SusC/RagA family TonB-linked outer membrane protein: MIDHYLKRQLRPFAKTLVLVKLCFLILVAASISASAASTSVNYKRADINVKGTVKDSHGQPIPGVSVQVKNLTNRGTSTNADGAYALSVPENSVLVFRAIGFKTKEVTVTKAGTIDVALDDDSSELNEVVVVAYGTQKRTSLTGAIATVTPKQLKDRPVTSIQNALQGVSPGLTILQRPGDLSRDASASTAVSIRGRGSLVSSGSNPMYVIDGIPASAQEFATLNPNDISSMSVLKDASSAALYGSRAANGVIMVTTKRGNGDRTTVELNANYGWQSPTKIAKYVGSVDYATLYNEALTNAGGAPLFTAEQIGWYKDGSKPDLYPNTDWYDKVLRKTAPLSDINLNINAPGKITNSYLGVSYLSQESLIPNKDQDRFVAKLNTESTIVPEILKVGTNFSFINQNFDRKGNMSWTELNRSLPTSVFRQSNGDWGSIDNGKVNAQTAGRNQSRIIEEGGQAWDRDNYFQTSANATLTPLKGLSINGLVSLKYTNGNSWSFNNTLDPINDFLTGKPITSTQKVLNDMLEYWRKRRELLTQVTTDYERTFGKHYGKITVGASQESNAYRTAFVGRKNFPNNDMTTVVSGSSNPEDINSDTDGQANRSNQQDWSMRSVFGRFNYAFNDKYLVEINTRIDYSSRFRKDVRQAVFPSFSAGWNVSKEDFMKDVRWINNLKLRGSWGSLGNQDVVSIGNYFDLLNTGYQYSFEEAPQGGVWSQKIANPLATWEKVYMTDLGIDLSMFNGKLDITTDYYIKNTKDLLMRVPALATIGVNTSTTDAVNSGLPLSNGAATQNKGFELAITHNNKIGDDFTFSIGGNLSIIKSTITKLGDGRETFDGRFIQKVGESIGSFYGYESEGLFVDAADVTNHAFQTATTKPGDIKYRDLNGDKKIDASDRKIIGNNVPWLNYGFNLNASYKGFDFSVLTYGVAKVKTYLSEEASYPFFNGANAKEQWLNRWTTANPDPNADFPRILTTAAGAHNYNPTSSFWLFSGAYFRVRGITLGYTIPQDVTKRIGLAKLRVFGTANNPFTFMADKRLADYDPESDSGRGGYPGIKTWSIGLSAGF, encoded by the coding sequence ATGATTGATCATTACTTAAAACGGCAGCTAAGGCCGTTCGCTAAAACACTGGTATTAGTAAAACTTTGTTTTTTAATATTGGTTGCAGCATCTATCAGTGCTTCTGCAGCAAGCACATCTGTAAATTACAAGCGTGCTGATATTAATGTTAAAGGTACAGTTAAGGACAGCCACGGTCAGCCCATTCCTGGTGTTTCTGTACAAGTGAAAAATTTAACTAACCGCGGAACTTCTACAAATGCAGATGGAGCTTATGCTTTATCAGTACCAGAAAACAGCGTGTTGGTTTTTAGAGCAATTGGTTTTAAAACTAAAGAAGTTACCGTAACTAAAGCAGGTACAATTGACGTTGCCCTTGATGATGATTCAAGTGAGTTGAACGAGGTTGTTGTTGTGGCTTACGGTACTCAGAAAAGAACAAGCTTAACGGGCGCTATTGCTACTGTAACTCCTAAGCAATTAAAAGACAGGCCGGTAACTTCTATTCAGAATGCATTACAAGGTGTTTCACCTGGTTTAACTATTTTACAACGCCCTGGCGATTTAAGCAGAGATGCATCAGCTTCTACTGCGGTAAGCATCAGGGGAAGGGGTAGTTTGGTTTCTTCAGGAAGCAATCCGATGTATGTTATTGATGGTATCCCTGCTTCGGCACAGGAATTTGCTACTTTAAATCCAAACGACATTTCAAGTATGTCAGTTTTAAAGGATGCATCTTCGGCAGCGCTATATGGATCAAGGGCTGCAAATGGTGTTATCATGGTAACTACCAAACGTGGTAACGGTGATAGAACTACTGTAGAGCTTAATGCAAATTACGGATGGCAATCGCCAACCAAAATTGCCAAATATGTTGGTTCAGTTGATTATGCTACATTATATAACGAGGCTTTAACAAATGCTGGTGGCGCCCCGCTTTTTACTGCTGAACAGATTGGATGGTATAAAGATGGTTCAAAACCAGATCTTTATCCAAATACTGATTGGTATGATAAAGTTCTTCGCAAAACTGCGCCATTGAGCGACATCAATTTGAATATCAATGCGCCAGGTAAAATTACGAACAGTTATTTGGGTGTATCTTACTTAAGTCAGGAATCTCTTATTCCTAACAAAGATCAGGATCGTTTTGTTGCTAAGTTAAATACTGAAAGTACTATTGTACCTGAAATTTTAAAGGTTGGAACTAACTTCTCTTTCATTAACCAAAACTTTGACCGTAAAGGTAACATGAGCTGGACGGAGCTTAACAGATCTCTTCCAACTTCAGTATTCCGTCAGAGCAATGGCGATTGGGGTTCTATCGATAATGGTAAAGTTAACGCACAAACTGCCGGACGTAACCAGTCTCGTATAATTGAAGAAGGTGGCCAGGCATGGGATCGTGATAATTATTTCCAAACTTCAGCTAATGCTACTTTAACTCCATTAAAAGGGTTATCAATAAATGGATTGGTTTCCTTAAAATATACAAATGGTAACTCATGGTCATTTAACAATACCCTTGATCCTATTAACGACTTTTTAACCGGAAAGCCAATCACTTCAACACAGAAAGTGCTGAATGACATGCTTGAATACTGGCGTAAAAGAAGGGAGCTTTTAACACAGGTAACAACTGATTATGAGCGTACTTTTGGTAAACATTATGGTAAAATAACGGTAGGTGCATCGCAAGAAAGCAATGCTTACAGAACAGCTTTTGTTGGTCGTAAAAATTTCCCTAACAATGATATGACTACTGTAGTATCTGGCTCTTCAAATCCGGAAGATATCAATTCAGATACTGATGGTCAGGCAAACAGAAGTAATCAGCAAGATTGGTCTATGCGTTCTGTATTCGGACGTTTTAACTATGCTTTTAACGACAAGTATCTTGTTGAAATTAATACACGTATAGATTATTCATCTCGTTTCCGTAAAGATGTTCGTCAGGCTGTATTCCCATCTTTTTCTGCAGGATGGAATGTTAGTAAAGAAGACTTTATGAAAGATGTGAGATGGATCAATAATTTAAAACTACGTGGTTCATGGGGTTCATTGGGTAACCAGGATGTGGTATCAATCGGAAACTATTTTGATCTTTTAAATACCGGTTATCAATATAGCTTTGAAGAGGCTCCTCAAGGTGGTGTATGGTCGCAAAAAATTGCTAACCCATTGGCAACCTGGGAAAAAGTATACATGACTGATTTAGGTATTGACTTAAGTATGTTCAATGGTAAATTAGACATTACTACCGATTACTATATTAAAAATACCAAGGATCTTTTGATGAGAGTTCCGGCGCTTGCAACTATTGGCGTAAACACTAGTACTACTGATGCTGTAAATAGCGGACTTCCTTTATCGAATGGAGCGGCTACTCAAAACAAAGGATTTGAGCTTGCTATTACTCACAATAATAAAATTGGTGACGATTTTACATTCAGTATTGGCGGTAACTTATCAATTATTAAGAGTACCATTACTAAACTAGGAGATGGCAGAGAGACATTTGATGGCCGATTTATACAAAAAGTTGGTGAATCAATTGGTTCTTTCTATGGTTATGAATCAGAAGGCCTTTTTGTTGATGCCGCTGATGTAACAAATCATGCTTTCCAGACGGCTACTACTAAGCCGGGAGATATTAAGTACAGAGACTTAAATGGCGATAAGAAAATCGATGCTTCTGACCGTAAGATAATTGGTAACAATGTTCCATGGTTAAACTATGGTTTTAATTTAAATGCTTCATACAAAGGTTTCGACTTTAGTGTGCTTACTTATGGCGTTGCAAAGGTTAAAACTTATTTATCTGAAGAGGCTTCGTATCCATTCTTTAACGGTGCTAATGCAAAAGAGCAATGGTTAAACAGATGGACAACTGCTAACCCAGATCCAAATGCTGATTTCCCACGCATTTTAACTACTGCTGCGGGTGCACATAATTATAACCCTACTTCATCATTCTGGTTGTTCAGCGGAGCTTATTTTAGAGTAAGAGGTATCACTTTGGGTTATACTATTCCGCAAGATGTGACTAAGAGAATTGGTTTGGCAAAACTAAGAGTTTTTGGAACTGCTAATAACCCATTCACTTTTATGGCTGATAAACGCCTTGCAGATTACGATCCTGAGTCTGATTCAGGACGTGGTGGTTACCCGGGTATTAAAACCTGGTCAATTGGTTTAAGTGCAGGTTTCTAA
- a CDS encoding efflux RND transporter periplasmic adaptor subunit, translated as MKRIAMFMGLCAILCHTSCTSEKKEEKEETSKYAVTTPLKIDTSFTKEYVSQVKSIRNIEIRALEKGYLQTIYVDEGQSVKAGQLLFKIMPKVYEAELLKAQAEAKAAELEVQNTKTLSDKNVVSKNELAMAQAKLDQAKAETSMAKFHLAATEIRAPFDGTIDRIPSKQGSLIDEGQLLTSLSDNSQMFAYFNVSEPEYLDYQTNIKGRADNKVSLLLANNELLKYKGTVETIESEFNNETGSIAFRAKFPNPDRLLKNGETGKIRMLVPLKNALVIPQKATYEIQDKTYVFVVDKNGVVKSRNITITGEMPDLYVVGNNLSENDKILLEGVQKVKDDDKIKAEYTSPAEVISHLRLKAE; from the coding sequence ATGAAGAGAATTGCAATGTTCATGGGCTTATGTGCCATATTGTGCCATACCAGCTGTACATCTGAAAAAAAAGAAGAAAAGGAAGAAACCAGTAAATATGCGGTAACAACCCCTTTAAAAATCGACACCTCGTTTACCAAAGAATATGTTTCGCAGGTAAAATCAATAAGAAATATAGAAATCCGTGCGCTCGAAAAAGGCTATCTACAAACCATTTATGTAGATGAGGGCCAATCTGTAAAAGCGGGCCAACTTTTATTCAAAATCATGCCCAAAGTATATGAGGCAGAATTGCTAAAGGCACAGGCCGAAGCCAAGGCCGCAGAGCTTGAAGTACAAAATACCAAAACCCTGTCTGATAAAAATGTAGTTTCAAAAAATGAACTGGCAATGGCCCAGGCAAAGCTAGACCAGGCAAAAGCCGAAACCTCAATGGCAAAGTTCCACCTTGCAGCAACAGAGATAAGGGCACCATTTGATGGCACGATAGACCGTATCCCATCTAAACAAGGTAGTCTTATCGACGAAGGACAACTGCTAACCAGCCTGTCAGACAATAGCCAGATGTTTGCCTACTTTAACGTTTCAGAACCTGAGTACCTCGATTATCAAACAAACATAAAAGGCCGTGCAGACAATAAAGTGAGTTTGCTTTTAGCAAACAACGAACTGTTAAAATACAAAGGCACAGTAGAGACCATTGAAAGTGAATTTAACAATGAAACCGGCAGTATAGCTTTCCGTGCAAAATTCCCTAACCCCGACCGCCTACTTAAAAATGGCGAAACCGGTAAAATACGAATGCTTGTTCCACTTAAAAATGCACTCGTTATCCCACAAAAGGCAACTTACGAAATCCAGGACAAAACCTATGTTTTTGTTGTGGATAAGAACGGCGTGGTAAAATCAAGAAACATTACCATAACCGGCGAAATGCCAGACCTGTACGTAGTGGGTAATAATCTTTCAGAAAATGATAAAATCCTGCTTGAAGGTGTTCAGAAGGTAAAAGATGATGACAAAATCAAAGCTGAGTACACCTCACCTGCAGAAGTCATTTCTCATTTAAGATTAAAAGCAGAATAG